Within the Rosa rugosa chromosome 2, drRosRugo1.1, whole genome shotgun sequence genome, the region ttacttacctatggaccgtagttgatcaagtccatatgatttaaaacaaatatttatttcacaaatattttcacacaattacgacaaaataaagtaattaaatgtactcggttcgtaatatgaaccacgtgaggtttactcacctcgatattcccgctgcgtcttcaatttaacacaatacacaccgaaatcgctcacccaagggagaccgtcaatcacctaatcacacatgaccttaacttagccaataactcaaaaacgaaatcaaacgacaatccaacggtcggatcgaaattaaatgatgatccaacggtcggatcctcacggatcgcctttaggatcaccctccaaaaatcatcacgaaggtccaacggtcggatcttcctgaatcgtccttactaacatcttcacaaatttatacgaaaatccgacggacggattctcacgaattgcctccctaatcactgttttgcagttatacgaagatccaacggtcggatcttcgcccatgaccacacaaagccactgggacagtcataagatcatcatatcaaaactacaagtccatctgacggtcctaacttcacagatcacaaatctaacgatcgaaatcgatcgaaacttaaaaattcataacttaatcatacgatatccaaaaattgcgtataatatatcgaaatgatcgtattgaaatatagaatctaaaaatgcacagaaatcatatttttgacccccggaggtggccggaaagggccgccggatttagtggcagagccgccgccgaccaccaccaatggtgtcggggccgggctgctcttcttcctctcatcatgcttaacaactgtcataactaccatgtaagctgaaaattaccggaagtggttgaaattacctaaaacagtcgaggtggccggaaaatttccagaatccggcgagaaactgcagaaaacggcgagctccaattcgacgtaaaaacttcaatttaaggcttcgattccttctgaagagttgttaagaaacttaagacgaactcactggttcaagaatcacagaaaaatatggtctgtagctcgagatatacctatcgaaagcttcggtggtcggaaaaattccagaattttgcagaatccggcaaggctcgatttcgacgtcaaaacttcaattccaagcttcgattccttctaggtgcttgttcagaaagttgaggcgagcttgagGACGAAGTTTGGAAAGGATTGGTGGCTTGCAGCTCGagttatcaagcttggaactaaCACGGTTTCAAAACCAACCGGGTTTCCACCGTTGTATTCGACCGTGCTGCGGTGCAAAGCTGCCACTGGCAGTTGCGTAAGGAAGAGGCGAAGGTGTGGTACGTGGTCCGGCGTCGTTTGGTGGcctgtggagagagagagagattggagaAGCCGTGCTCTGTTTTCGAATGGGTTTCGGacgagaaagagaatgagagagagtgagagagctcgtgacagagaaaaagaaaagagaagcaatTATGCTTGGGACGAAAGAGAGAGACCGAGACAGCCAAAAGGAAGAGTGAAAAGCTAAAGGAAGAGGTGAAatgttcgtattattcctccaacgaggttcgtattattcctccaacgaggttattacatacacaaagttaaatgtgtcaatttctttatatagTTTAGCTATTACTTAGTGTgtgaatttgagcatatgaggttgtttctaaccttattatatgaggtaaggcttattgaaaatcgtttAGCTTTATTGGTATTGCTTCaactttgcaggtatgaaaatttgtgatgagcccctatatgcaaagcacacacggtctcacttcagtgatagacacatcaaaccactatacatggtacatgcagcttatcgcatacataattgaggcttgcaacaatcagggggagactagtatcagggggagcatccagaagtATGCTACCTAGGACTTATGCgcattgtgctctttttgtccttcgaccaaggttatttttgtcccactgagtttttgttacctggcaagatTTTTAACGTGGCAAtaataagcgcgtccaatatcattattcattggtggacatctaagggggagtgttgtaaatattattatctatatgtttgtccacgtaaatacttattagttatgtactttgatgtaaactctacctctatataaaggaggctaatgagactgaatgagaacacttctacttcctcccaactattctctctatATCTTCTCCCTACTTTATAACACTGACATCTTTATTgtttattataattattatcTTTGTAAGACTTacctctctatatatatacactgTATGAATATTGTCAAACTCTTCCCATCCCAAAATCCTTGACCTCCATTAACCAGTGATAATCCCTGTATGTGCAATATATGCATCATTAATCTAGTATAAACAAACAGGCGTTCAAAAAGGGGCAGAAGACCTAATTAAGCGTGTTAATAACTTCAGCAATTGAATTTTCGCGGACCTGATCATGATCCACCTGACCAATACCAAAAGGTAATTGCAGCTTCGAAGGTAAATCCAAAACTTTGGGGTGCTCCAATTCCAAATAAATGTCTACCGATTAAAGGCAATTAATTATTAATGATGAAGATAGTAAGAACAGCCAGGACCATATGATGAGAATGAGAATCTTaatcaaattagggtttcatATATTTCCATAGTTCTTGGGTTATTGTAGGATTTGGGTGAGTTTGTGTTACATAATGCTTTAGAAGAACCGGAGATTTGCATACATGAACTCCTAGCCGATGTACAGTAAATACGTGTGGCCGGTGACCAGCTCCACTATGGAGCTACATGTATACAGCCACCACGTTGAGACTATCTTAATTTCGAAAGCCACCGGCTTGTTATAGAGGAATAGATCACTCCTAAATACAGCTAGGCCAGGTGGAAAGATAGGACTACAATTTCTCGATCAGCTTTATTGCGAGCCAAAAACTGTAGGCAGTGAAATTCTCCCCTGACTCGATCTTTAATTGAATTATGGAATTCTCAACAAGAGCCAAGAAAGCTTTCTTGTTAGTGTCCTCATTTCTTGTAAGTTTTCTGATGTTTATGGTGAGACATCTGTCACCTTGTGTTCATCTCGTTAATTGAAACTAACAAAAGCAGACAATTGCACTTCAATATGGGTTATAACTAATTACATTTCAAGCGGTTTCTTTCAACTTTGAGTTTTGATGGGACAGACAGAAATTATTCAACCTcctttattaagaaaattattaCGAAGTTTGGGGGGAAATTTACAAGAATAGGGTAACTGAATCGGGGCCACACACCGCCAGAACTGAGAAATATACCCCTCCTGTTATTGGTTTGACGGAGAGTGTGTAATTACACAGATAATGTAAGATGTTAAAAAATTATATGGCTTAAGATATGTGGAACGCAGATCGACAATTTCGGTCAAACTTGTGCTGCAAACTGGTATCTAAACTTAAGCCGCCCTAAACTAAAGAGGTTGATGGAAATAGGTTATAAAGATTAAAGACGGATTATAATTTGGTGCAACCAGTAATATTTAAACTCCAGATTGAATATTTTTTCTAAAGGATGGTGATGATGGAAACTGAAGAAAAGTCGGCAGAAAATCGATAATTTTCCACAAAAAAGTAGAGAAAAGCATGCTACTGATCATCTTCCTTCTCCAAAGGAACATCATGTGAAACATCTTTCATAACCAGCCAGGAATGATCATCAGAATCGTTTGTTTATTACCACTCGATCAGGAATAAATCTCAGAAATCCTTTGTTTATTTCAGTAGTGGAGGACTCCAAGAATGAGTGAAGGGAGCCGCTAAAGCAAAGAAATAGTGGAGCTGCTTaaagaacaaacaaaaaaaggatAAGGCAGAAGGAAGACTCACGTATAATGAAATCTATAATTCTTAGGCTTCTTCAATTGGCTTTACCAGCTCTTCTATACCAATATAAATAGCAACCTCTGTGCACATTCTAAATCAAAATATGGCACATTTACAAAGAAACATGATAGTGCTCATTCCAATTGCTCATACCTTCcttttcttcctctccttcATTTTCTCTTCCAATGTATCTACAAATGTTCATGCATGCAACCAAAGTGAGCGCAGCTCTCTCTTATCCTTTTCCCTAACTCTGTCCAAGTCACCACCTTTGAATTGGACTGCAGTTAATTGTTGCCATTGGGAGGGCGTAACTTGCGATCTGGCTGGTTCGGTCACCCATTTGAGCTTACCCTCCAAAGAAATAAAACTCAAAGGAGGTGTATTTCCTTCGTCAATATCACTTCAGAATCTCACACATCTCAGCCACTTGAATCTCTCTCACAATTCTCTTTATGGCTCACTAGATCAAACTGCATTCTTCTTGTCCTTCAATAATCTTAAGATCCTAGATTTGAGCTATAACCTTCTTTTTGGAGGTTTACCGTTTTCTCTACCATTCACTCATATACGGACATTGGATTTGTCCAACAATCATTTCCATGGTGCAATTCCATCTTCAACTTTCCAGCAAGCTTGGAATTTGACCAGTTTTAATGTCAGCAACAATAGCTTGACCGGGTCTATACCATCCTCCTATATTTGTCTTCATTCTAATCCCTTGGTTAAGCAATTggatttttctttcaataaattCAATGGCAATATTTCTCCTGGATTAGGGAAGTGTTCGAACCTGAAGGTTTTTCGTGCTGGTCACAATAACCTTTCGGGATTACTTCCTGAAGATATCTATAATGCTACCAAACTTGAAGAAATTGCATTACCTCTCAATTCACTATATGGCACCATAAGTGAGAGAATTGCTAACCTCAGCCATCTCAAAATTCTTGGCCTCAACTCTAATAAATTGAGTGGTGTGCTCCCTGCAGGTATTGGTAAGTTATCCAATCTCCAACTCATGCTCCTTGATTTTAACAGTCTAGAAGGTTCTTTGCCCCCATCCTTGATGAATTGCACAAACCTTATAGAACTGCGTTTGACATTCAACTCTTTGAAAGGGGACATTACCAAGCTTAATTTTTCCAAACTCAGTCAACTTACTAAACTTGATCTAGGGGATAATTGTCTCACGGGTGTCGTGCCAACAAGCCTTTACTCATGCAAGCTCCTGAAAGCAATTCGACTGAGCGACAACGACCTAGAAGGACAAATCCAGCCTGAGATTTTGTCATTAAAATCCTTGTCCTTCCTCTCGCTTAGTACCAATAGATTGACCAACATGACTAGAGCAATGAAATTATTTATGCGTTGCAGAAGTCTTGAATTCCTCGCCTTAGGATCTGCTTTTGTAGATGAGGAAACGCGAGCTGATGTTGGCATTGTTGATTTTGGTGGACTCCAAAATCTTCGATTTTTGGATTTGGGCTATTGTCACCTTACTGGTGAAATCCCTATATGGTTATCTAAGCTCAAGAAGCTAGGGATCTTGTATATGGACCATAATAAAATCACAGGGTCAATTCCTAGTTGGTTGGGGACTCTCCCAATGCTCATTTACATGAACTTGGGATCCAACTTTATTTCAGGTGAATTTCCAAAAGCACTTTGTAGACTACCAAAGTTGGTAACTGCATGGACTGCAGCTCAGGGGGACGATAATGATCTTGAATTGCCTATCTATGGATCCCAAGGTAAATTATCGGTGCAATACacgttttctttctttgctcCAGAAATCTACGTAGGAAATAATGCCATTAATGGGAGCATACCTTTTGAGATTGGCCAATTGCAGCTTCTCCATGCGTTGTATCTTAACAACAACAACTTCTCCGGCCGCATTCCAGAGCAGATATCTAACCTCAAAAACTTGGAGGAATTGGATCTTTCCAGAAATCAGTTTACTGGAAATATCCCATCATCAATTACAAGGCTAAATTTCTTGTCATTTTTCAATGTTTCATACAATAGTCTCGCAGGATCGATACCAAGAGGGACTCAGCTACAACTTTTGAATGCTTCTGCATTTGAAGGGAACCCAAAGCTTTGTGGTACCCCACTTCCAAATGAGTGTCAACCAAATAATGGCAACGATAATGCAGATATTATGACCAGCAAAGACAATACAGATAATGAGCATCAAAGTCAAATTCCATGGTTTTACACTTCCACTGTTCTTGGGTTCATTGTAGGATTTTGGGGAGTTTGTTGCCCTTTGGTTCTTAAGAAGAAATGGAGATATGGATATTTCAAATTTCTAGACAGCGCTCAAGATAGGCTCCAAGGGATGATAATTGCTCGTGTGGATGGCAATAGAAGGCTTATAAATTAGAATTCTGTactctttttttccttattgttgcatgttgttgttttttttattgttttttttttttttttgtgtgtgtggcCAGTGCGGGTGTGGGTATGTTTATTTGAACAAACACAGGATGGCTTGTAAGATGACAAAACCTCCATTGGGTGTGGGTGTGTTGTAATAaggcttgtttttgttttcatagCTCTATCCATATGTTATTTTCCTGATGAGGAGGTTGGCAACAGACAATTCATCAAGATAAATTGAAACAaacaaaagcaatttttttaGATATCCGGGTGTTTGCCATACACctattttgttaaatattttggactattggattagtaatatatctaatggtctaaaatatttgaaatttgataACCTGTTTAGTCTTTAGCCAATTACTATTAGTTAAATAgtatttattactaattaattttaagGGAAATTATGGAAAAGGTCACattagagagtgaaatgataaaaatgtcacatagtttcccacttgataaaaaggtccataattgtaataacctcgttggaggaataatacgaacctcgttggaggaataatacgaacatTTCACCTCTTCCTTTAGTTTTTCACTCTCCCTTTTGGCTGTCTCGGTCTCTCTCTTTCGTCCCAAGCATAATTGCTTCTCTCTTGTTTTTCTCTGTCACgagctctctcactctctctcattctctctctctcgtccgaaaaCACAGAAAGAAACAGAGCAACGCTCTCCAATCTCTCTCTtgctccaccggccaccaatcatCACCAGACCACCTCCCACAACCTCACCTCGATCTTGCGTAGCTACCGGTGGCAGCCCTGCTCCGCTGCACGGCCGGAAACAGCGGCGGAAACACGGTTTCGGTTTAACCCCGATTTGGGTCCAATCGTGATAACTCGAGCTACAGGCCATCAATCCTTTCCAAAATTCATCCTCGAGCTCatctcaacttcctgaagctcccagaagcaaCCTTTCACGGCGGAGTGGCctgtggtggcggctggaagccagtcccgatcaaaatcaaaatcgagCTATCAATCCCGATATCTCTAGCTTTAGACCATCGTTTCGTGGGATTCTTGAACCTATGAACTCACCTTGAGTTTCATAACAAAtatccagaaggaatcgaagcgatttgtggaagtttttacgtggATCGGAGCACCTGCcgaattctggaatttttccgaccaccgaagctttcgatcgatatatctcgagctacagaccatatttttctgtgattcttgaaccaatgagttcgtcttgagtttcttaacaactctctagaaggaatcgaagcctgaaattgaatttttgacgtcgaaatcaagtcttgccggattctgcaaatttcgccggattctggaaattttccggccacctcgactattttaggtaatttcaaccacttccggtcattttcagcttacatggtagttatgaaagttgttaagcatgatgagaggaagaggagcggcccggccccgacaccattggcggtggtcggcggcggctctgccactaactccggcggccctttccggccacctccgggggtcaaaaatatagtttctgtgcatttttagattctatatttcaatacaatcgttttgatatattatacgcaatttttggatatcgtatgattaagttataaaTTTTTacatttcgatcgatttcgatcgttcgatttgtgatctgtgaagatcggaccgtccgatggacttgtagttttgatatgttgatcttatgactgtcccagtggctttgtgtggtcatgggcgaagatccgaccgttggatcttcgtataattgctaaacagtgattagggaggcgattcgtgagaatccgtccgtcggatttttgtataaatttgtgaagatgttagtaaggacgattcaagaagatcctaccgttggatcttcgtgataattttggaggatgatcctaagggcgatccgtgaggatctgaccgttggatcatcatataatttagaatccgaccgttggatcatctttaatttagaatccgaccgttggattgtcgtttgagtatgtttttgggTTATTGGCTAAGtgaaggtcatgtttgattaggtgattgacggtcttacTTGGGTGAGCAAGTTCGGTTGTgaattgtgttaaattgaagacgcagcgggaatatcgaggtgagtaaacctcacgtggttcctattacgaaccgagtacttttaattaatttattttgtcgtcattgtgtgaaaatatttatggaataaatatttgttttaaatgatgtgaacttgatcaactacggtccataggtaagtaaaatgatttctattatacaaaatgaatttcatgattttcttgtgtgaactatagttggtattagtggtcattcctgagtggatgattacgtatatatatatttacgtgattatatatgGAATGGTATGACATGGAGATGTGTGATTTTATAATGATTTAATTTATGTGAAATCGAAAACATGAATTACCATATTCTTTTATGATGATAGTGATTGGTGAAATTATATTGGAAATTTATGGATGACGTGGTATtgagtgatgatatgattgagtatggattggtgatttttggagttgtattttgagtacatatatatacaataatagtacgtatcatggaattattgatcctattgtgtgaaagaatattattgtactcgattttggttttagggtcaacatagtgaccagtatgggggaatcagaagctctaatactaggtggatgatgggctacgattggttgagtttagggtcaacatagtgaccagtatgggggaatcggatgctctaataataggtggatgatgggctacgattggtcGAGTGTAAGAGACGCCCCAACCCTTATTGGGTGATGAGCTAAGTTGAGTATGTGTATCGGATGTTCTAACCTATGTTGATGAACTACGATATTGACAATCATGTCGGATGCCACAACCTAGGCcaggtgatgggctacgattcagttagagctctagtctgtcagtcaccgtatttgtataaatacgctttcggggttttgagaagaaagatgtgagtttagatcccgtataaatctttggtgatttagagtggtgattttagtgactgattttggggattgtggattgctttgtggttgttgtgatggttggttgttttgcttgagttaaaagaattatgatttaataaatcaaccgttcattcTTATTTACtcacgagctttgcaaaaagcttaccgggttttggtgttgttgcaatcccggtacactattcaaattgtgtagcgggaattcctgcaggtcaggagaatcagggcggtaatcgtacgggttagagtatttgtcatagatttacagcaattgtaatagtgaggtgagttaaactcatttgagccttacaatttgatttggtgagagtgtgctgtaataaataatttgaggatttggtttattgtaatattgagaggtgtgaagtgtggttggttgtgagaaaaaaattaaggacgttatttgtaattgttattattcatgtttcggatttgaattgattattcaaaattcggggcgtgacaataataaattgttaataatattaatttagtccttatgaataatgaggtgatgttaaaaaaagtcagtttttagtttttctgaTTCACATTCTGCCCTTAAAGCCTAAAACACGTCTATAACTTTATATTCAAAATCCCAGAGctcaatttttctctatttttgatCAGAAATCCCAAAACCTACGATGAAGACATGGCGGCCGATGAATACAATGATATTTCCGGCGAGATGTTCGactacactactagaattatggcccCAGACATTGGCCAAAAACTGATGAGAAACTAAAACCCGACCGAtgtctttgtgggtgatgagaagGATCCGGAAAATGCAGACATCGGTTTTACCGTAGTCCATTCAAGTCAATTATCCCAATAATCCCAATTTCAGGAAAATAAAGTTTAAACAAGTTAACACTCCACACCCataccaaaagaaaaaccaGATCTAGAGTGGTATTACCGTAGCCTATCGCCCTGAACCAAATATTCTGCAGCCACCAGAAACAAATACCCAAATCCCTGCCAAAACATCAAAATCATGCTATAAACAAAGTCTAGACCCATTTACCTGCCACCATATATAATCCGTAGACTCATTCTGAAAAGCTTGAAACAAATCGAGACATGATCcctaatttctttttaatttcagttttctccAGCCACCAGAAATGAAATTAACCCATATATCTGAGCTTGAGCACTAATTGGAAGAATATGTGAGATGATAAGAGCCGTATCAAAAGTTCTTAAATTTAAGATTGGGTAATCAGGTCGGGTCTTACTATTTCGAGTAATAACGAGCTCTTGGAGCTCTGAGATCTGACTGT harbors:
- the LOC133734508 gene encoding receptor-like protein 2 is translated as MAHLQRNMIVLIPIAHTFLFFLSFIFSSNVSTNVHACNQSERSSLLSFSLTLSKSPPLNWTAVNCCHWEGVTCDLAGSVTHLSLPSKEIKLKGGVFPSSISLQNLTHLSHLNLSHNSLYGSLDQTAFFLSFNNLKILDLSYNLLFGGLPFSLPFTHIRTLDLSNNHFHGAIPSSTFQQAWNLTSFNVSNNSLTGSIPSSYICLHSNPLVKQLDFSFNKFNGNISPGLGKCSNLKVFRAGHNNLSGLLPEDIYNATKLEEIALPLNSLYGTISERIANLSHLKILGLNSNKLSGVLPAGIGKLSNLQLMLLDFNSLEGSLPPSLMNCTNLIELRLTFNSLKGDITKLNFSKLSQLTKLDLGDNCLTGVVPTSLYSCKLLKAIRLSDNDLEGQIQPEILSLKSLSFLSLSTNRLTNMTRAMKLFMRCRSLEFLALGSAFVDEETRADVGIVDFGGLQNLRFLDLGYCHLTGEIPIWLSKLKKLGILYMDHNKITGSIPSWLGTLPMLIYMNLGSNFISGEFPKALCRLPKLVTAWTAAQGDDNDLELPIYGSQGKLSVQYTFSFFAPEIYVGNNAINGSIPFEIGQLQLLHALYLNNNNFSGRIPEQISNLKNLEELDLSRNQFTGNIPSSITRLNFLSFFNVSYNSLAGSIPRGTQLQLLNASAFEGNPKLCGTPLPNECQPNNGNDNADIMTSKDNTDNEHQSQIPWFYTSTVLGFIVGFWGVCCPLVLKKKWRYGYFKFLDSAQDRLQGMIIARVDGNRRLIN